A DNA window from Niabella yanshanensis contains the following coding sequences:
- a CDS encoding RES family NAD+ phosphorylase, giving the protein MKVYRISKCKYIDDLSGTGASRFPGRWHNKGTYILYTAASPSLAMLESIVHITTLPKIELCMVCLEIPEISITELSGTQLPENWFTSPPPDHLKYIGDQFIQDGDYLALQIPSAVMPEEFNVLLNPAHPLFKKIMVVYTRQLRVDERLFRS; this is encoded by the coding sequence ATGAAAGTTTACCGCATCAGCAAATGTAAATACATAGATGACCTGAGCGGCACGGGCGCTTCCCGGTTTCCCGGCCGCTGGCATAATAAGGGAACCTATATTTTATACACCGCAGCCTCACCCTCACTTGCCATGCTGGAAAGCATTGTACATATTACAACACTGCCCAAAATTGAGCTTTGCATGGTTTGTCTTGAAATTCCGGAGATCAGCATAACAGAACTTTCAGGCACGCAATTACCAGAGAACTGGTTTACCAGCCCGCCACCGGATCATCTCAAATATATAGGCGATCAATTTATTCAGGACGGCGATTACCTGGCACTTCAAATTCCATCGGCTGTAATGCCTGAAGAATTTAATGTCTTGTTGAACCCGGCACATCCGCTATTTAAAAAGATCATGGTTGTTTACACCCGGCAATTGCGTGTTGATGAGCGTTTATTCAGGAGCTGA
- the parS gene encoding type II RES/Xre toxin-antitoxin system antitoxin — protein MKARKDKYDSSEENNAFILQEAAVAYNAAAGAGSKTNPFEILGIKRELDDLDEAKNTLSVISYIRKGIPKKALDHLAETAGFTSAEIASMVHTSERTLRRYTPGQKLNTEQTERIIELALLYSKGAAVFEDLEQFKIWMDSPIGALGNQKPKTFLDTSMGIQFLTEELGRIEHGIFA, from the coding sequence ATGAAAGCACGGAAAGACAAATATGATAGCAGCGAAGAAAATAACGCGTTTATACTGCAGGAAGCAGCTGTAGCTTATAACGCCGCTGCTGGTGCCGGCAGCAAAACTAATCCTTTCGAAATCCTGGGTATCAAACGCGAGCTCGATGATTTGGATGAAGCAAAGAATACGTTATCTGTTATTAGCTATATACGCAAAGGAATTCCTAAAAAAGCATTAGACCATCTTGCAGAAACAGCAGGCTTCACGAGCGCTGAAATAGCATCAATGGTACACACTTCAGAAAGAACTTTAAGACGCTACACACCCGGCCAAAAACTGAACACCGAACAAACCGAACGGATTATAGAGCTGGCGCTCTTATACTCAAAAGGTGCAGCAGTTTTTGAAGATCTTGAGCAATTTAAAATATGGATGGATTCCCCTATCGGCGCCCTCGGAAATCAAAAGCCTAAAACTTTTTTAGACACATCTATGGGTATCCAGTTTCTAACCGAAGAGCTGGGCCGTATAGAACACGGCATTTTTGCCTAG
- a CDS encoding alpha/beta fold hydrolase — protein MLKFYVATFMMLTTLQLWSQSERLKALDVNLENYEYPFVVSYIHLSTQQQSLKMAYMDVKPEKPNGKTMVLLHGKNFNGAYWRQTANALSDKGFRVVIPDQVGFGKSSKPQHFQYTFQQLAQHTKALLDSLGIGKAAILGHSMGGMLATRFALMYPETTWKLILENPIGLEDWKLKVPYQSVNDWYKRELGQSYDRIKNYQLKSYYDNQWKPAYDEWVNLLAGWTVNKDYPLIAWNAALTYDMIFTQPVVYELDKIKTSTLLIIGTRDRTALGKELASPADQPTMGLYNKLGKQTAAKIKGAVLKELDNVGHLPHIESFDRFIKPLLDFLSAPE, from the coding sequence ATGCTTAAATTTTACGTAGCCACTTTTATGATGTTAACTACATTGCAATTGTGGAGCCAATCAGAGCGGCTCAAAGCACTTGATGTAAATCTTGAAAATTATGAATACCCGTTTGTAGTATCCTATATCCATCTTTCAACACAGCAACAGTCGCTAAAGATGGCCTATATGGACGTAAAGCCGGAAAAACCCAATGGCAAAACGATGGTGTTGCTGCATGGCAAAAATTTCAACGGCGCTTATTGGAGGCAAACGGCCAATGCCCTGTCGGATAAAGGTTTCAGGGTAGTGATTCCCGACCAGGTGGGTTTTGGCAAATCATCGAAGCCGCAACACTTTCAATATACATTTCAGCAACTGGCACAGCATACGAAAGCGTTGTTGGATAGCCTGGGAATTGGGAAAGCAGCGATATTGGGTCATTCTATGGGAGGCATGCTGGCTACACGTTTTGCATTAATGTATCCCGAAACAACATGGAAGCTGATATTGGAAAACCCGATAGGACTGGAAGACTGGAAATTGAAAGTACCCTATCAATCGGTAAATGACTGGTACAAGCGGGAGCTGGGACAGTCTTACGACAGAATAAAAAACTACCAGTTGAAGAGCTATTATGATAATCAGTGGAAGCCCGCTTACGACGAATGGGTGAACCTGCTGGCTGGCTGGACCGTGAATAAAGACTATCCTTTAATAGCCTGGAATGCGGCACTTACCTATGATATGATCTTTACGCAACCCGTGGTTTATGAGTTGGATAAAATAAAAACCTCCACCTTACTGATCATCGGCACCCGCGACCGAACAGCATTAGGAAAGGAACTGGCTTCTCCTGCCGATCAACCAACAATGGGTTTATACAATAAACTGGGTAAGCAAACGGCAGCCAAAATAAAGGGGGCGGTACTGAAGGAGTTGGACAATGTGGGGCACCTGCCGCATATTGAAAGCTTTGACAGGTTTATTAAGCCCCTTTTGGATTTTCTTTCAGCTCCTGAATAA
- the rpsA gene encoding 30S ribosomal protein S1 — protein sequence MNFYFKQLNADAQENAGATEPVEEASAATTNAPEAPAKAPVAEVVETAHDDFDWSVDKRNVSSYSKEEKEKYDKVYDNTFIQLNDGELVNGTVVGLTNTDVVLNIGFKSDGLISLNEFRDIQGLKIGDEVEVMIVEKEDRDGHLNLSRKQARTTRAWEKIVEVNKTGEVVTGLVTSKTKGGLIVDVFGMETFLPGSQIDVKPVTDYDQFVGKTMEFKVVKINETIKNAVVSHKALIESDMEAQRAEIIGKLEKGQVLEGTVKNITDFGAFMDLGGLDGLLYITDISWGRISHPNEVLKMDQKLNVVVLDFDDEKKRISLGLKQLTPHPWDVLPADIAEGNTVKGKVVNIEDYGAFLEIYPGVEGLVHVSEITWANTPINAKDFFKLGDEHEAKIVTLDKDTRKMSLSIKQLTEDPWNDIESRFAEGTKHEGEVKNITNYGVFVELAQGIGGMIHISDLSWLKRFNHPGEYTKVGEKIDVIILGIDKENRKLQLGHKQLEEDPWNTLQDTFAIGTVHEGTITRKDDKGATIQLPYGLEGFAPNRHLNTKDGKSLGLDETAEFVVIEFDRNEKRIVVSHARVWEQEQYAEREGVKKAERAEAEKTKKAVKTIQSKVEKATLGDLGVLADLKKKMDQEANAKPASDSEEKA from the coding sequence ATGAATTTTTATTTTAAACAATTAAACGCTGATGCACAGGAGAACGCTGGCGCTACCGAACCGGTAGAGGAAGCTTCTGCAGCGACAACAAACGCACCTGAGGCACCTGCTAAAGCTCCCGTAGCTGAGGTGGTGGAAACTGCGCACGATGATTTCGATTGGAGCGTAGACAAACGTAATGTTTCTTCTTATTCTAAAGAAGAAAAAGAAAAGTATGACAAAGTTTACGACAACACTTTCATCCAGTTGAATGACGGTGAATTAGTAAACGGTACCGTTGTAGGTCTTACTAATACTGATGTTGTATTAAACATTGGTTTTAAAAGTGATGGCCTTATCTCTTTGAACGAATTCCGTGATATCCAGGGCCTGAAAATTGGCGATGAGGTAGAAGTGATGATCGTTGAAAAAGAAGACAGGGACGGACATCTGAACCTGAGCCGCAAGCAAGCCCGCACTACCCGTGCATGGGAAAAAATTGTTGAGGTTAACAAAACAGGTGAAGTGGTTACCGGTTTGGTTACTTCTAAAACTAAAGGCGGTCTTATTGTTGATGTATTTGGTATGGAAACCTTCCTGCCAGGTTCTCAGATTGACGTTAAGCCTGTTACAGATTACGATCAGTTTGTGGGCAAAACAATGGAGTTCAAAGTGGTTAAGATCAACGAAACCATTAAGAATGCGGTTGTTTCTCATAAAGCGCTTATCGAAAGCGATATGGAAGCTCAACGTGCTGAGATCATTGGTAAACTGGAAAAAGGTCAGGTATTGGAAGGTACCGTTAAAAACATCACCGACTTTGGTGCATTTATGGACCTGGGCGGCTTAGACGGCTTACTATATATCACAGATATTTCATGGGGACGTATTTCTCACCCGAACGAGGTGTTAAAAATGGATCAGAAACTGAACGTGGTGGTATTGGATTTCGACGACGAGAAAAAACGTATCAGCCTTGGTTTAAAACAATTAACGCCACATCCTTGGGATGTATTACCGGCAGATATTGCTGAAGGTAATACCGTAAAAGGTAAAGTAGTTAATATCGAAGACTACGGTGCATTCTTAGAGATCTATCCAGGTGTTGAAGGTTTAGTACACGTAAGTGAAATTACATGGGCTAACACACCAATCAATGCTAAAGACTTCTTCAAATTAGGCGATGAGCACGAAGCGAAGATTGTTACTTTAGATAAAGATACCCGCAAAATGAGCCTTTCTATCAAGCAATTGACAGAAGACCCATGGAACGATATCGAAAGCAGGTTTGCTGAAGGTACCAAGCACGAAGGCGAAGTGAAAAACATCACTAACTATGGTGTATTCGTTGAGCTGGCGCAGGGTATTGGCGGTATGATCCACATCAGCGACTTAAGCTGGTTAAAACGTTTCAACCACCCGGGTGAGTACACTAAAGTGGGCGAAAAAATCGACGTGATCATCTTAGGTATCGACAAAGAAAACCGCAAGCTGCAGTTAGGACACAAACAACTGGAAGAAGATCCCTGGAACACCCTTCAGGATACATTTGCTATCGGCACTGTACATGAAGGAACCATCACCCGTAAAGATGACAAAGGTGCTACCATTCAACTGCCTTACGGCTTAGAAGGTTTTGCTCCTAACCGTCACCTGAACACAAAAGATGGCAAATCTTTAGGTTTGGATGAAACTGCAGAGTTTGTTGTAATTGAGTTCGATCGCAATGAAAAACGTATTGTGGTATCTCATGCACGCGTGTGGGAACAAGAACAATATGCAGAGCGTGAAGGCGTGAAAAAAGCAGAACGTGCAGAAGCTGAAAAAACCAAGAAAGCAGTAAAAACCATCCAAAGCAAAGTTGAAAAAGCGACTTTGGGTGATTTAGGTGTATTGGCTGATCTGAAGAAGAAAATGGATCAGGAAGCGAATGCAAAACCTGCATCTGACAGCGAAGAAAAAGCATAA